The Elaeis guineensis isolate ETL-2024a chromosome 14, EG11, whole genome shotgun sequence genome has a segment encoding these proteins:
- the LOC140853732 gene encoding ankyrin repeat-containing protein ITN1-like translates to MTMEKGGERDLEMGTTSFSPGWSPNLQLPSPSPRAAYSPALVFSSSAKRMDPSSPSASPICRMEAACGPVLVLSNSGKRLDQGSPSASPATPVLVLSNSGKRMDQASPSLVLSNSGKKMDQAGKKKYVKQVTGRHNDTELHLAAQRGDVAALRQILSEIDAQMTGTAVGAEFDAEVAEIRSAVVNDINEVDETALFIAAEKGFLDVVVELLKYTDRESLLRKNRSGYDAFHIAVREGHRAIVQVLLDHDPTLCRTFGPSNATPLISAATRGHTEIVNLLLAQNTTLIELTKNNGKNALHFAARQGHVEIVKALLEKDPQLARRTDKKGQTALHMAVKGTSTAVVKALVDADPAIVMLPDRAGNTALHVATRKKRAEIVDVLLLLPDTHVNALTRDHKTAFDIAESLPLSEESAEIKECLSRYGAVRANDLNQPRDELRKTVTEIKKDVHTQLEQTRKTNKNVHGIAKGLRKLHRAGINNATNSVTVVAVLFATVAFSAIFTVPGGNKDDGVAVAGHYASFRIFFIFNALSLFTSLAVVVVQITLVRGETKTERRVVEVINKLMWLASVCTTVAFIASSYIVVGRHFQWAAILVTLIGGVIMAGVLGTMTYYVVKSKRTRTIRKKAKSLRSGSNSWHHNSDFSESEVDKIYAI, encoded by the exons ATGACGATGGAGAAGG GAGGAGAGAGGGATCTGGAGATGGGAACGACGAGCTTCAGCCCCGGCTGGAGCCCCAACTTGCAGCTCCCGTCGCCGTCACCGCGGGCGGCGTACTCACCGGCGCTGGTCTTCTCCAGCTCCGCCAAGCGGATGGATCCGAGCTCACCGTCGGCATCTCCGATTTGCCGAATGGAGGCTGCCTGCGGGCCGGTTCTGGTGCTGTCCAATTCCGGAAAGCGGTTGGACCAGGGTTCGCCGTCGGCGTCGCCCGCCACCCCGGTTCTTGTGCTCTCCAATTCCGGGAAGCGGATGGACCAGGCGTCGCCATCGCTGGTGCTCTCAAACTCGGGTAAAAAGATGGACCAAGCCGGGAAGAAGAAGTATGTGAAGCAGGTGACCGGGCGGCACAACGACACGGAGCTCCACTTGGCGGCGCAGCGAGGGGATGTGGCAGCACTGAGGCAGATTCTGAGCGAGATCGATGCCCAGATGACGGGGACGGCCGTGGGGGCGGAATTTGATGCAGAGGTGGCGGAGATTCGGTCCGCGGTCGTGAATGATATCAATGAAGTAGACGAGACCGCTTTGTTTATAGCAGCGGAGAAGGGGTTCCTTGACGTCGTGGTCGAGCTGCTTAAGTACACTGATCGGGAGAGCCTTTTGAGGAAGAATAGGTCGGGTTATGATGCTTTCCATATTGCTGTGAGAGAAGGGCACAGAG CTATTGTCCAGGTACTTTTGGACCATGACCCAACCCTTTGCAGAACATTTGGTCCATCAAATGCGACTCCGCTTATATCTGCAGCAACAAGAGGTCATACTGAAATAGTGAATCTGTTGCTGGCACAAAATACTACCTTAATTGAGCTGACAAAAAACAATGGGAAAAATGCTCTTCACTTTGCTGCCAGGCAGGGGCATGTTGAAATtgtaaaagctttgctagaaaagGATCCACAGCTTGCCCGAAGGACCGATAAAAAGGGGCAAACTGCTTTGCACATGGCAGTAAAGGGAACAAGTACTGCAGTTGTTAAAGCCCTTGTAGATGCTGATCCAGCTATCGTAATGCTACCAGACAGAGCTGGGAACACAGCATTGCATGTTGCAACAAGAAAGAAGAGGGCAGAG ATAGTTGATGTTCTGTTACTCCTACCAGACACCCACGTAAATGCACTGACGAGAGACCACAAAACAGCTTTTGACATAGCAGAAAGTCTACCTCTCTCAGAAGAGTCTGCTGAAATCAAGGAATGCTTATCTCGCTATGGCGCAGTCAGGGCCAATGATCTAAACCAGCCTCGAGATGAGCTGCGGAAGACTGTAACTGAGATCAAGAAAGATGTTCATACACAGCTAGAGCAGACTAGAAAAACCAACAAGAATGTCCATGGAATTGCCAAGGGTCTCAGGAAACTTCACAGGGCAGGCATTAACAATGCCACTAACTCGGTCACAGTAGTTGCTGTGCTCTTTGCCACGGTGGCATTTTCTGCCATCTTTACAGTGCCTGGTGGAAATAAAGATGATGGAGTGGCAGTGGCTGGTCATTATGCATcattcagaatatttttcattttCAATGCTCTTTCCCTTTTCACATCTTTGGCTGTGGTGGTGGTGCAGATCACCCTTGTGAGGGGCGAAACGAAAACAGAGAGACGGGTTGTGGAGGTGATTAACAAGTTGATGTGGCTGGCTTCTGTGTGCACCACTGTTGCATTTATCGCCTCTTCTTACATTGTGGTAGGTCGGCATTTCCAATGGGCAGCCATCCTGGTTACGCTTATAGGTGGGGTGATAATGGCTGGAGTTCTGGGGACCATGACTTACTATGTTGTGAAGTCGAAGCGCACCCGTACTATCAGGAAGAAAGCAAAATCATTGAGGAGTGGCTCAAACTCGTGGCATCATAATTCTGATTTTTCTGAATCTGAGGTCGATAAAATTTATGCCATTTGA